TGCGAAATCCATATTAGTCAGCCCGCAATAACACATGGGTTTCTTACTTTCTGAAATAAAAAAAGCAGGCACATTTAGGGTTTCGTCTATTCATGGCTCGGAAGCTACAAGAATTTTGGAAATGGGTATTACCCCTGGTACTTCTCTGCAAGTGGTCCGAAAAGCGCCAACCGGCTTTCCTATAGAAATAAAGGTAAGAGGTTACTTACTAACATTGAGAGAGGCAGAGGCCGCTTCCATTCAATTAGAAGGAGAGGATGAGTAGTGAGCCGTTAACGATAGCATTAGTAGGAAATCCGAATACCGGAAAATCCACGATCTTTAATGCTCTGACTGGGTTAAGGCAGAAAATTGCTAATTATCCCGGTATAACGGTAGAACGAAAAGCAGGCACTACCATTATCGGAGGGGTACTACACAAAGTTATTGATCTTCCAGGTGCATATAGCCTCAACTATAAAAAACTGGATGAGAAGATTGCTTATGAAACCCTGGTTGGTACCTATGAGCATGAAGAAGTACCTGACCTAGTACTCATCATAGTTGATTCAAGTAATTTAGATAGAAATCTATACCTGGCTTCTCAGGTTATGGATTTGAATCTGCCAGTATTGATCGTTCTGAATATGAGCGATGTGGCAAGCCAAAAAGGTATTTCAGTTAATGCTGAGGCTATTTCAAAAACAATGAAAGTGCCTGCCATCTCCATTTCTGCTAAAGATAAAGGTGGTATTGAAGAGCTTAAGAAAGCAATAGAAGCTCATGATCTTTCAGCTCCTGATCCTTTACTTTGGAAACCAGATTCCTCTCTGCAAGAATCAATGGACCTCATTATAAAAGAATGGATTGAGCCACATACTAATATCCCCAAAAGGGCCCAACACATTGAGGCACTTAGGTTAATTAGTGAAGGAGAATTTATTGGAGCTTTCTATGAATTTGAAGAAGTAGAAACTGGGAAAAAAACAATTACCAAAGCCCGTGGCCTTATTGAACAGGAGGGGGGAAATCCTATGGCTTTGGAGGTGTTGAAGCGCTATGATTTTGTAGGTGAAGCAACTTCTGGAGCAGCAATTCAAGGAGACAATGGAAAGAAATCAATCACCGATTCTATAGATGCGGTGGTTACTCATAAAGTGGCGGGCCCTGCAATTTTCGCGCTAATTCTGCTTTTCATGTTCCAGGCTATTTTCTCCTGGGCTACTCCATTTATGGACATGATTGATCTCCTATTTGTTGAAGGGGGAAACTGGGTCGCTAATACCCTTCCTGATGGTATGCTAAATGACTTGTTGGTAGATGGAGTAATTGCCGGACTTGGAGGAGTGGTCATATTCCTGCCTCAAATCCTGTTCCTGTTTTTCTTTATTTATGTATTGGAAGGAACGGGATATATGGCCAGAGCCGCGTTTGTTATGGACGGGTTTATGACGAAAGTAGGTTTGCATGGACGTTCTGTAGTTCCACTAATGTCGGGCTTTGCATGTGCTATCCCAGGCATTATGGCCACGCGCACTATTGAAAATTGGAGAGACAGGATCATCACCATTATGGTGCTTCCATTTATGGCATGTTCGGCCCGCCTGCCTGTATATGCGTTATTGATTGCAGCTTTTGTTCCATCTACTACCATCCTTGGAGTATTTACCTTACAAGGGGTAACCTTTTTTGGTCTATACATTTTTGGAATTGTAATGGCAGTATTGGCTGCTGCTATAATGAAGAAAATCTTTCCTTCAGGCCAGCAAACTCCGTTTATTATGGAGCTTCCGGAATATAAAATGCCCAAGTGGTCGGTGGTATTCCAAAACACTATAGAGCGAGGTAAAATATTTATCACAGAAGCTGGGAAAATAATTGTGGCGATTTCTATTGTACTATGGTTTGCAGCTTCCTTTCCTCATGTAAACCCTGAAAGCTATGAACCATGTCATCCCGATTCTGAAACTTGTGAATCCATTGAGTCTTATCAACTAAGGCATAGTTTTGCTGGTAAATTCGGAAAGATTATAGAGCCAACTATTGAGCCTCTAGGCTTTGACTGGAAAATAGGTATCGGTCTACTAACTTCCTTTGCTGCTCGTGAGGTAATGGTAGGGACTCTGAATACTATCTATAGTATCGAAGAGGAAGATGGCGAAAATGCTACTCTCAAAGAAAAGCTCATCAATGATATAAACCCCGAGACCGGAGAAAGAGTCTATTCACTGGCAACTGCTTTATCTCTCATGATTTTCTTTGCACTTGCTATGCAATGTATGAGTACTATTGCTATTGTGAGGCGGGAAACCAACTCATGGAAATGGCCTACAGCCATGTTCGTATATATGAGTGTACTGGCTTATGTATGCTCATTGATCACCTTCCAAATTGCTAGTAACTTATAGCATGGATCTACAAACCATTATAGCAGTATTGCTTCTTATAATAGGAGCGGGTTACCTGGTAGCCCGGTTTGTGGTTAAACCTTTCCGGAAAGCATCAGCCAAGCATGATTGTGGTCCGGATTGTAATTGTTCCTAACACCAATGACCTATTTAGAAAAGCTGAAAACAGCCGTCAAATCGTCAAACTCTACACTATGTGTAGGGCTTGATCCGAATTTGGACAGGCTACCCAGAGCCGTGTTGGAAAAATTTTCCTCACCGGAAGAACAGGTGAGTTTTTTTTGCAAGATGGTTATTGATTACACCGCTGAACATGCTGCAGCCTTCAAGCCAAACCTGGCTTTTTTTGAATCTTTGGGAGCTAATGGGTTGGCCGTTTTCCAGGATGTTGTAAATCACATCCCAAAGGATAGAATTGTTATCGCCGATGCGAAGCGTGGAGATATAAGCACTACTGCTGAACATTATAAAAAAGCATTCTACGAGCAATTCAATATCGATGCTATCACTTTGAATCCGCTTATGGGGTTTGAGACCTTGAATGCTTTTGCCAACAACGAAGAGAAAGCAATTTATATACTAACTCTTACTTCAAATCCGGGCGCGAATGACTTTCTGAAAAA
This sequence is a window from Balneola sp.. Protein-coding genes within it:
- a CDS encoding ferrous iron transport protein A is translated as MGFLLSEIKKAGTFRVSSIHGSEATRILEMGITPGTSLQVVRKAPTGFPIEIKVRGYLLTLREAEAASIQLEGEDE
- the pyrF gene encoding orotidine-5'-phosphate decarboxylase, which translates into the protein MTYLEKLKTAVKSSNSTLCVGLDPNLDRLPRAVLEKFSSPEEQVSFFCKMVIDYTAEHAAAFKPNLAFFESLGANGLAVFQDVVNHIPKDRIVIADAKRGDISTTAEHYKKAFYEQFNIDAITLNPLMGFETLNAFANNEEKAIYILTLTSNPGANDFLKKPFEGFNTMAEYIAHEVFELSVTVESHLGMVVGATQAEEAEPVIKQHGTASLLIPGIGAQGGSIEDLARVLETHEGIPLINSSRGVIYAGADQENWVEYVARSASDTKDKLDIITRHYV
- the feoB gene encoding ferrous iron transport protein B, with amino-acid sequence MSSEPLTIALVGNPNTGKSTIFNALTGLRQKIANYPGITVERKAGTTIIGGVLHKVIDLPGAYSLNYKKLDEKIAYETLVGTYEHEEVPDLVLIIVDSSNLDRNLYLASQVMDLNLPVLIVLNMSDVASQKGISVNAEAISKTMKVPAISISAKDKGGIEELKKAIEAHDLSAPDPLLWKPDSSLQESMDLIIKEWIEPHTNIPKRAQHIEALRLISEGEFIGAFYEFEEVETGKKTITKARGLIEQEGGNPMALEVLKRYDFVGEATSGAAIQGDNGKKSITDSIDAVVTHKVAGPAIFALILLFMFQAIFSWATPFMDMIDLLFVEGGNWVANTLPDGMLNDLLVDGVIAGLGGVVIFLPQILFLFFFIYVLEGTGYMARAAFVMDGFMTKVGLHGRSVVPLMSGFACAIPGIMATRTIENWRDRIITIMVLPFMACSARLPVYALLIAAFVPSTTILGVFTLQGVTFFGLYIFGIVMAVLAAAIMKKIFPSGQQTPFIMELPEYKMPKWSVVFQNTIERGKIFITEAGKIIVAISIVLWFAASFPHVNPESYEPCHPDSETCESIESYQLRHSFAGKFGKIIEPTIEPLGFDWKIGIGLLTSFAAREVMVGTLNTIYSIEEEDGENATLKEKLINDINPETGERVYSLATALSLMIFFALAMQCMSTIAIVRRETNSWKWPTAMFVYMSVLAYVCSLITFQIASNL